Part of the Streptomyces sp. NBC_00457 genome, GGTCGAGGGTCAGAAGGACGCCAAGCGGGCCAAGCGGCTCAAGGAAGAGCTCGAGTGGGTGCGCTCCAACGCCAAGGGGCGTCAGGCCAAGTCCAAGGCGCGGCTCACCCGTTACGAGGAGATGGCCGCCGAGGCGGACAAGATGCGGAAGCTGGACTTCGAGGAGATCCAGATCCCGCCGGGCCCGCGTCTGGGCAATGTCGTGGTCGAGGTCAACAACCTCTCCAAGGCGTTCGGTGAGAAGGTCCTCATCGACGACCTGTCCTTCACCCTGCCGCGCAACGGCATCGTCGGGATCATCGGGCCCAACGGCGCCGGCAAGACCACGCTCTTCAAGATGATCCAGGGTCTGGAGGATCCGGACTCCGGCAGCATCAAGGTCGGCGACACCGTCAAGATCTCGTACGTCGACCAGAGCCGCGAGAACATCGACCCGCAGAAGTCGCTGTGGGCCGTCGTGAGTGACGAGCTCGACTACATCAATGTGGGCCAGGTGGAGATGCCCTCGCGGGCGTACGTCTCCGCGTTCGGCTTCAAGGGTCCCGACCAGCAGAAGCCGGCCGGCGTCCTCTCCGGCGGTGAGCGCAACCGGCTGAACCTCGCGCTCACCCTCAAGCAGGGCGGCAACCTGCTGCTCCTCGACGAGCCGACGAACGACCTCGACGTCGAGACCCTGTCCAGCCTCGAGAACGCGCTGCTCGAGTTCCCGGGCGCGGCCGTGGTCGTCTCCCACGACCGGTGGTTCCTGGACCGGGTCGCCACGCACATCCTCGCCTACGAGGGTGACTCCAAGTGGTTCTGGTTCGAGGGCAACTTCGAGTCGTACGAGAAGAACAAGATCGAGCGGCTCGGCCCGGACGCCGCCCGTCCGCACCGCGCCACCTACAAGAAGCTGACCCGGGGCTGATCTTGCGGCACATCTACCGCTGCCCACTGCGCTGGGCGGACATGGACGCGTACGGCCACATCAACAACGTGGTCTTCCTCCGCTATCTGGAGGAGGCGCGTATCGACTTCCTGTTCCGCCCGGAGAAGGACTTCAAGCAGGGGTCGGTGGTGGCACGCCATGAGATCGACTACAAGCGGCAGCTCGTCCACCGGCACACGCCCGTGGACATCGAGCTGTGGATCACCCAGATCAGGGCGGCTTCCTTCACCATCACCTACGAGGTCAAGGACCCGGACCAGGTCTATGTCCGGGCCTCGACGGTGATAGTGCCGTTCGACTTCGAGGCGCAGCGTCCCCGTCGGCTCACGGCGGAGGAACGGGAATTCCTCGCGGAGTACAGGGATGACGACGAGGAGGAGGCCGTCGCCGCATGACGGTGCTCCACCTCGCCGACGAGGGGGAGGCGGCGGACCTCGCGGCCTTCCTCTCCCGGCTGCTCCACTACGACCGTGGAGCCGCGGTGCGCCTGCAGGCGGCCGGCACCGCGCTCGCCGTCTTCGGGCGGCCGCCGTCCTTCGAGGTGCTGGCGATCCGTGCGGTACGGCTCGCCAAGCCGTACGAGAACGGGCTCGACGTCACGCTGGACGTGACCGTCTCCGCGGGTGAGCTGCTGGAGGCCTTGGACGAGCCGGCGGCCACCGCTGCCGTCCCGGCCGAGGTCACCGGGCCCCCGTGGGCCGGGGTGCTGCCGCCGCGTCGCGGGTGGCGGCCCGAGCCGGGCCTGCCGGCACCGGACGCCCTGCGGGCCATGGTCCGGGCGGGGGTCGCCGAATTCCGGTCCCGTACGCAGGAGTTGACGCCGGAGGAGCGTACGCGGGCCGCACTCGACCGGATCGGGCGGGAGATCTGGTCCCGGTCGGTCGGGGACACGCATCTGCCGGTGCGGGCCGTGCACGCGGCCCAGTCACTGGGCTTTCTTCGCGTACGACAGGACACGCACGCGTCCGACGAGCCGCAGCTCGCGCTGTTCTCGTCGGGCGCCTGGCTCAGGCTGCGCACGCCGTACGGGTCGATCGCCGTACGCAGGGCGGGGCTTGGGGCGTTGGACGTCAGCGTGTCCCGCTGAGCGCGCCAGCGCTCCGCTGGAAGGCCGGTGCGTCGGCTGCTGGTTCGTTGTGGCTGGTCGCGCAGTTCCCCGCGCCCCTGCGGGGCGCAGACACCGGAGGCGGTCAGCCCGGTGTGTTCACCATCGACGCCGCCGCGTAGGTCAGGTAGTTCCACAGGGTGCGCTCGTGTTCCTCGGAGAGGCCGAGGTCGTCGACGGCGTCGCGCATGTGCTTCAGCCAGGCGTCGTGGGCCGCGCGGTCGACGGTGAAGGGGACGTGGCGCATGCGCAGACGCGGGTGGCCGCGGTTGTCGCTGTATGTCGTCGGGCCGCCCCAGTACTGGATCAGGAAGAGGGTGAGGCGCTCCTCGGCCGGGCCCAGGTCCTCCTCGGGGTACATCGGCCGCAGGATCGGGTCCTCGGCGACTCCCTCGTAGAAACGGTGGACCAGTCGGCGGAAGGTCTCCTCCCCGCCGACCTGCTCGTAGAAGGTCTGCTCCTGAAGCGTGCCGCGCCGAATCTCTTTCACATCACCCATGGTCTCAGACGGGGAGGACCAGGACTCAAGGCTTAGGACCACCGTCCCGACTGGTGGATCCCCATCCGTGCTGACTGGTCGATTCCGGTTCGACCGGTATGGGTGCTCGCCTCTCGGGCCGTCCCGCAGGAAAGTGGACGTATGGGTGCGCACGCTCTCGACAACGGACTCGACGACCTCGCCGCGTCGGCGCGGGCCGCGCTGGTGCGCGAGATCGAGCTGAGCGGGGCCTGGGCGGGGGATCCGGTGTGGCGGGAGGCGTTCGAGGCGGTGCCGCGTCACCTCTTCGTGCCGTACTACTACGTCGGCGTCGTCGGCGGCTATGAACGCCGGTGGGGTGAGAGCCCCGACCCGCGTACGCGCGAACGCTGGATGCGCGGGGCGTACGCCGATGCCCCGCTGGCCACCCGGCTGCGCGACGGCGAGCTGGTCTCCTCCAGCAGCCAGCCCTCGCTCATGGCGATCATGCTGGTGGAACTGCGGGTGGAGGACGGCAACCGGGTCCTGGAGATCGGCGCGGGCACCGGCTACAACGCCGCCCTGCTGGCCCACCGGCTCGGCGACGACAACCTGGTCACCACGGTCGACCTGGAACCGGAGATCACCGAGTCGGCCCGCCGGCACCTGGCCGCCGCCGGCTACCACCCGGCCGTCGTCACCGGCGACGGAGCGCGCGGGGTGCCGGAACGCGCCCCCTTCGACCGGGTCATCGCGACCTGCACCCTGACCTCGATCCCGTGCGCCTGGCTCGCCCAGTGCAATCCCGGCGCCCGCATCCTGACACCGCTGGCCACCGGCCTGATCGCGCTGGAGGTGCGGGACGCCGGGCACGCCGAGGGGCGGTTCCTGCACACGCCCGCCTACTTCGTGCCGCTGCGCGGATCGGCCAGGCCCGACGCGGAACCGGCGCACCTCGGCGGCGTACCGCGCCGGGCCCGGGAGCACGAGCTGTTCCGCTTCCTGCTGGCGCTGAGCCGCGGCAGCCTCGAACCGCAGGAGGCGTACGCACTGTGGGAGCGCGAGGGGCAGCCGCAGCGGGAGCGTTACGGGGTGACGGTCAGCGGCGAGCACGAGTGGGCCTGGCTGGACGACCCGGAGGGGCCGTACGCCTGGCCCCTCCCGAACGACCGGCCACGCCTGCTGACCGAGTGAGCGAAGTCACCGAGTGAGCGGAAGCCACCGAGTGAGCGGAAGCCGCTAACCCCGGCGGATCGTGATCGTCGTCCACGCGCCCACGTGGACCCGGTCCCCGTCCTGCAGCGGTACCGGCACGAAGGGCTGGATGGGCTCTTCGGCGCCGTTCACCGTCGTGCCGTTCGTCGAGTTCTGGTCGACGACCGCCCAGCTGCCGTCCGGCTGCTGGACCAGCACCGCGTGCTGGTGCGAGACGCCCGGGTCCTCCGGCGGCACCGAGAGGTCGATGTCGGGGGTGTCGCCGGTGGAATGGCGGCGGCGGCCGATGGTGACCTGGTTGCCGGTGAGCGCGCGCTGCTGCTCGGGCGAGTACGCGGGCAGGTTGAGGCCCGCGGCCTCGGGGCCGGAGCGCTGCATCATCGCCATGAAGTAGTCACGGTCCGGACCGATGGTCGCCAGCCAGGTCGTCGGCTGCTGCTGGTACGCCGGGCCGGGCGGGGGCGGGGCCTGGGTCGAGCCTTGCTGCGGGTAGCCGTAGCCGCCCTGACCGGGGCCAGGACCGCCAGGGCCGCCGGGCGCGGTCGAGCCGGGCGGGGAGAGCAGCCAGTCGTCCTCACCGCCGCCGAAGGACTGACCGCCGGGCTGCTGCGGCCTGTTCGTCTCCTGCGGGAACGCGGGCGGGGCGGGCGGACCGGACTGCTGGAATGCCTGCGCGGGATGCCCCGGACCACCGGGTCCACCGGGACCACCCATACCACCGGGGCCGTTGGGGCCACCGGGACCCATGGGACCACCAGGACCGTTGGGTCCACCAGGACCGCCACGACCACCGGGGTTCGGCCCGGGCGGCGGACCCTGCCGCGACGGATCGCCACCGAAGCCGGACGGACCACCGGGACCCGACGGACCACCGGGACCGGGTTGGCCGCCGTGACCGCCGGACGGACCACCAGGACCGGGCTGGCCGCCGTGACCGGGCTGACCGCCATGACCACCGTGCGGACCGGGCGGACCCATAGGGCCAGGCGGACCAGGCGGGCCGCCCTGCCCCGACGGGTCCGTGCCGAACGGTGGGAGCGGCTCGGCAGGCCGGTTCATCTGGGACGGACGCGAGCTCTGGTAGTCGTACGACTCACCGCCGCCGTACGACGGACCGGGCGGCGGCTGTTGCTGGAAGCGCACGGCCGGGCCGGGCCCCTGCGGGCGCGGGGCCGCGGGGGTGTACGAGGTCGCCGTGTTCGTCAGGAAGTTCCACCGGCACTCCTCGCAGAACGGCGCTCCGCCCTCACGCGGCGTGCGGCACTGCGGGCAGAGTTCCGGCTCGGGGTCCGGCACGGCGGACAGATGCGGGCGCCCGCCGGGGTGGGCGCCGGGCGGCGGGGCCTGGGCCGGGCCGGGCTGCGGGTAGCCGTACCCGGCGGCCGGGGGCGGGGGTACGGCACCGGCCATGCGGTGACCGCAGACCTCGCACCAGTCGTCGGAACCCGACTGGTGTCCGTTCGGGCAGGTCGGCATGTCGGCGCTTCCCCCTCTCCTTTCCGGCCGCGACGACCGGATTTCTCCAACCCCAAGGGGTCAGGCTCGCGTCTGTCTCAGGTCACTTCTTTACACGAACAGTCTTTGTGGACCGGGTCTCGAGGGTCATCTCATCGGCCTCCGCGACCTTCGCCTTCAGTCGCACAGTACCTGTCGCGGCGTCGACAACGTCCACCACCTTCGCAAGGAGTTTCGCGGTATCCGCATTTCCGGAGTCGCTGGCGAGCTGAACGGCGCGGCCCAGTTTGGCCGTTGCTCCATCGATATCGCCCGCTTTGCGAAGGTCGAGCCCTTGTTGAATGGCTTGCGCCAGTTCGGCCTGGCCGGTGTAGTGGGCGACTTGGGGGTTGATCGACGTCGAGGCGACCATGTCGTCGGTCCACACGGCCCGTACGAGGCCCTGGGCGCCCAGGTTCTGGGCCGTGCCGTCGGGCTGCGGGATCACCAGCGAGACGCGGGCGGCGAGCATCTCCTGGCCGATGTTGGCGGCCGGGACCTCGACGCAGACGTGGTAGTCACGGGACTCGTCACCCCAGGAGCCGGTGGGGTAGTCCCCGGCGCGCGGGCCGGACTCGGTGCGGCGCTCGGTCAAATCCTCGACCGTGGGCGCGACTTGCTTGACGAATTTCACGGTGGTGCCCACCGGCGTCCACAGCCGCAGGGCGACGTCCGCGACCTCCTTGCCCATGGCCGTCTCCATCATCTGCGTGAAGTCGGCGGCGAGACCGGCCGGGTCGGCGACGATGTCGGCGCTGCCGAGCAGGGTGGAGGCGATTCCTGTGACTTCTTTCACTTCCCAGTCGGTGCCCACGCCGCGGGCGTCACAGGTGAAGCGTCCGGCGCAGGAGTCGAGCGCGGCCTTCAGAGCCTCGGACGACTCGTGCTCGTTGCGGCCGTCGGTGAGCAGGATGCCGTGCCGGATGGAGACGTCCGCGGACGACAGCAGGCCGTCGGCGAGGCGCAGCCAGGTCCCGATGGCCGTACCGCCGCCCGCGCTGAGCTTGCGCAGCGCCTGCTTGGCCTGGTCGCGGGTGGTGGCGTCGGCGATCGCGAGGCGCCCGCCGCCCGGGTAGACCTCCTTGGCGACATGTGTGCCGCCGATCACCGCGAAGTGCACGCCGTCGCGCAGGGTGTCGATCGCGGCGGACGTGGCGTCCCGGGCGTTGCGCATCTTGGTCGGTGGGTAGTCCATCGAGCCGGAGCAGTCGACCATGATGGCCACCGCCGCGTCCGGGCCCTGGCCCGGAGCGTAGAGGTGGGGTGCGGCGACCGCGCTTCCGATCGTGCCGCCACCGGTCGCGGTCACGGTGACGATCGCGTTGACCTCGCGAGCGCCCTCCGGCAGGTACTCGTTCTGATAGACGTCCACCGAGAACTGCGGCACGTTCGACTTCGAGAAATTGGCCATGCCTTCTCTGCTCCCCCTTGAAGATCTCCTGAAGATCCCCTCGAAAACCCCACAGGAGCGGGGTGATGACTGTGTCCGGACTGGTCCCCTCCAGTCCGTTTCGTGCGGTGGCCTCAGGCCGATCCTGCCCCCTGCGGCGGGGCCGGGAACGGCACGACGGCCACTGTTACGTTGTCGTGGCCCCCGCCGTCGAGCGCGTGACCGACGAGGACCTGGGCGCTGTGCAGGGGGCGCACGGCGGCGTCGAGGGGGACGACCTCGGCCATCTCCTCGGCCGCCTCGGCGTAGTTCCACAGCCCGTCGGTGCACACCACCACTACACCCGGACGGTCCGGCTTGAAGGAAGCGGTGTGCGGCTCCAGTTCGTAGGCGTCGGCGCCGAGCCAGCCGGTGATCGCGTGGGCGCGCTCGTCGGCGTACGCCTCGGCCTCGCTCATCAGGCCCGCGGAGACCATCTGCGCGGCCCAGGAGTCGTCCTCGGTGAGCCGGGCCGGGTGGGAGCTGCGGTCCACCGGTACCCAGTAGGCGCGGCTGTCGCCGACCCAGCCGACGACCAGCAGTCCGGCGGTCACGATCGCGCCGACGAGGGTGCAGGCGGGGGCGTTCTGGTGCGGGGCGTGTTCGCGGGCCGTGGCGGGTTCGCCGGCCAGGGAGTTGACGGCGCGTGAGGCGGCGACGATCGCCTCGTGCATCGCCTGCTGCGGGTGCGTGCCGCGCGGCAGGGCGGCCAGCAGCGACTCGCTCGCGGCCCGGGAGGCGGCGAGGGAGGCGTCGTCCGGGCGGGTCGCGGAGGAGACGCCGTCGCAGACGATCGCCACGGTCGCGGGGGCGCCGTCGGGCAGCGCGGTGCAGCCGAGGGCGAACGCGTCCTCGTTGCGGTGGTGGCGCAGGCCGCGGTCGCTGACGGCGGCGACCGGGCCGGTCTCCTGCTCCATGTGGTCGCGCTCGCGGGGCTGGGCGTGCCCGCAGTTCTCGCAGTAGCCGTCGTTGTCGACGCGGCCGGAACGACAGGCGACGCACACGGTGGTGCCCTCCGGCGGGGACGTCAGGTCGGCGATGCGCGGGTCGGGCGCCTGGAGCGGGTACTCGTCGGGCTCCGGCGGGCGGTCGAAGCGGACACCGGAGGCGGGGGACACGGGGGAGCCCACCGGTGCCTGCGCGGGGATCGCGTGGCCGTCCGGGTCCGTGGCCGGGAGATCGGCCGGCAGATGCGCGGCGGCGGGCCGGCCGGGGGCGACGGGCCAGTCCACATCGGCGGCACCGGCCGGCGGGGGCGGTGCCGAGCCGTTCATGGTGATCGTCGGTTGGTCCTCCGGTCGTGCGGGGACGGCGGACAGGTCGTATCCGCACGCACCGCAGAAACGGTCACCCGACTCGAGGGGTTCCTCGCAGCTCGGGCACCGGGACAGGGCGGTCTGCTGGGGCATCTGCGACATCAACTACACCCACGTCCGGGGGCGGTAACGATTGGCACGTTCCACCAGATCGATTCTCTCCTCGCCGCCCCGTGCGAGCCGGGCCAGCGTGCGGTACGAACGCTCCAGGCCGAAACGCAGTCCCCGCTCGTCCAGTCCGCTGCCGAGCAGCACCCGTCCCCCGGCGGCGGGGGGTACGGAACCCTGGCCACCGGAGAGTATCCAGTCCAGCGCACTGCCGAGCACCTCCGCCGACAACTGCTCGCGTCGCGCGGGGTCCAGACCATACGCCTCCAGGGCCTCGACCTGCCCGGCGGCAGCGGTCAGGTCCTCCAGGAAGGGTACGTCGCCGGCGGCGGCCGTGCGCTGACGCAGCCGCGCCCGTACGGCGGCCACGCGCGCGGCCGTGTAATGGATGGACGACTCGGGAACCGACTCCAGCGTCTGTACGGCACTCCGGCGATCGCCCGTCGCGAGCCGGACGCGGGCCAGGCCGAACGCTGCGGACACGAAGCTCGGGTCGGTCGACCACACCAGGCGGTAGTACTCGGCGGCGTTGTCGAGCTGGCCCAGCACCTCCGCGCACAGGCCGAGCGCCAGCTTGGGCGCGGGCTCGCCGGGAAAGGCGTCGTAGATCGCGTCGAAGGAGAGCGCGGCGTTCTCGTGATCGCCCGTCACCAGTGCGGCGACGCCTCGATACCAGACGACCCGCCAGTCGTCCGGGTGGTCGGCCTCCAAGCGTGCCAGGGTCTCCAGCGCGGTGCCGGAGTCGCCGGTCTCCAGCCAGGCCCTGATCTGCCGGAGCCGCGTCTCGGTCGACTCCGACGGCGCCGCCGCGAGCGCACTGATCAACTCACCCGGGGCGGAGGCGATCAGGCCCGC contains:
- a CDS encoding vWA domain-containing protein gives rise to the protein MANFSKSNVPQFSVDVYQNEYLPEGAREVNAIVTVTATGGGTIGSAVAAPHLYAPGQGPDAAVAIMVDCSGSMDYPPTKMRNARDATSAAIDTLRDGVHFAVIGGTHVAKEVYPGGGRLAIADATTRDQAKQALRKLSAGGGTAIGTWLRLADGLLSSADVSIRHGILLTDGRNEHESSEALKAALDSCAGRFTCDARGVGTDWEVKEVTGIASTLLGSADIVADPAGLAADFTQMMETAMGKEVADVALRLWTPVGTTVKFVKQVAPTVEDLTERRTESGPRAGDYPTGSWGDESRDYHVCVEVPAANIGQEMLAARVSLVIPQPDGTAQNLGAQGLVRAVWTDDMVASTSINPQVAHYTGQAELAQAIQQGLDLRKAGDIDGATAKLGRAVQLASDSGNADTAKLLAKVVDVVDAATGTVRLKAKVAEADEMTLETRSTKTVRVKK
- a CDS encoding FHA domain-containing protein; this translates as MPTCPNGHQSGSDDWCEVCGHRMAGAVPPPPAAGYGYPQPGPAQAPPPGAHPGGRPHLSAVPDPEPELCPQCRTPREGGAPFCEECRWNFLTNTATSYTPAAPRPQGPGPAVRFQQQPPPGPSYGGGESYDYQSSRPSQMNRPAEPLPPFGTDPSGQGGPPGPPGPMGPPGPHGGHGGQPGHGGQPGPGGPSGGHGGQPGPGGPSGPGGPSGFGGDPSRQGPPPGPNPGGRGGPGGPNGPGGPMGPGGPNGPGGMGGPGGPGGPGHPAQAFQQSGPPAPPAFPQETNRPQQPGGQSFGGGEDDWLLSPPGSTAPGGPGGPGPGQGGYGYPQQGSTQAPPPPGPAYQQQPTTWLATIGPDRDYFMAMMQRSGPEAAGLNLPAYSPEQQRALTGNQVTIGRRRHSTGDTPDIDLSVPPEDPGVSHQHAVLVQQPDGSWAVVDQNSTNGTTVNGAEEPIQPFVPVPLQDGDRVHVGAWTTITIRRG
- a CDS encoding globin, whose amino-acid sequence is MGDVKEIRRGTLQEQTFYEQVGGEETFRRLVHRFYEGVAEDPILRPMYPEEDLGPAEERLTLFLIQYWGGPTTYSDNRGHPRLRMRHVPFTVDRAAHDAWLKHMRDAVDDLGLSEEHERTLWNYLTYAAASMVNTPG
- a CDS encoding acyl-CoA thioesterase encodes the protein MRHIYRCPLRWADMDAYGHINNVVFLRYLEEARIDFLFRPEKDFKQGSVVARHEIDYKRQLVHRHTPVDIELWITQIRAASFTITYEVKDPDQVYVRASTVIVPFDFEAQRPRRLTAEEREFLAEYRDDDEEEAVAA
- a CDS encoding PP2C family serine/threonine-protein phosphatase, with the protein product MMSQMPQQTALSRCPSCEEPLESGDRFCGACGYDLSAVPARPEDQPTITMNGSAPPPPAGAADVDWPVAPGRPAAAHLPADLPATDPDGHAIPAQAPVGSPVSPASGVRFDRPPEPDEYPLQAPDPRIADLTSPPEGTTVCVACRSGRVDNDGYCENCGHAQPRERDHMEQETGPVAAVSDRGLRHHRNEDAFALGCTALPDGAPATVAIVCDGVSSATRPDDASLAASRAASESLLAALPRGTHPQQAMHEAIVAASRAVNSLAGEPATAREHAPHQNAPACTLVGAIVTAGLLVVGWVGDSRAYWVPVDRSSHPARLTEDDSWAAQMVSAGLMSEAEAYADERAHAITGWLGADAYELEPHTASFKPDRPGVVVVCTDGLWNYAEAAEEMAEVVPLDAAVRPLHSAQVLVGHALDGGGHDNVTVAVVPFPAPPQGAGSA
- the ettA gene encoding energy-dependent translational throttle protein EttA, which produces MAEYIYTMRKTRKAHGDKVILDDVTLSFLPGAKIGVVGPNGAGKSTVLKIMAGLEQPSNGDAFLSPGYSVGMLLQEPPLDESKTVLENVQDGAAEIMGKLKRFNEVAELMATDYSDALMEEMGKLQDDLDHANAWDLDTQLEQAMDALGCPPGDWPVTNLSGGERRRVALCKLLLEAPDLLLLDEPTNHLDAESVQWLEQHLAKYAGTVVAVTHDRYFLDNVAEWILELDRGRAHPYEGNYSTYLDKKASRLKVEGQKDAKRAKRLKEELEWVRSNAKGRQAKSKARLTRYEEMAAEADKMRKLDFEEIQIPPGPRLGNVVVEVNNLSKAFGEKVLIDDLSFTLPRNGIVGIIGPNGAGKTTLFKMIQGLEDPDSGSIKVGDTVKISYVDQSRENIDPQKSLWAVVSDELDYINVGQVEMPSRAYVSAFGFKGPDQQKPAGVLSGGERNRLNLALTLKQGGNLLLLDEPTNDLDVETLSSLENALLEFPGAAVVVSHDRWFLDRVATHILAYEGDSKWFWFEGNFESYEKNKIERLGPDAARPHRATYKKLTRG
- a CDS encoding methyltransferase domain-containing protein, with protein sequence MGAHALDNGLDDLAASARAALVREIELSGAWAGDPVWREAFEAVPRHLFVPYYYVGVVGGYERRWGESPDPRTRERWMRGAYADAPLATRLRDGELVSSSSQPSLMAIMLVELRVEDGNRVLEIGAGTGYNAALLAHRLGDDNLVTTVDLEPEITESARRHLAAAGYHPAVVTGDGARGVPERAPFDRVIATCTLTSIPCAWLAQCNPGARILTPLATGLIALEVRDAGHAEGRFLHTPAYFVPLRGSARPDAEPAHLGGVPRRAREHELFRFLLALSRGSLEPQEAYALWEREGQPQRERYGVTVSGEHEWAWLDDPEGPYAWPLPNDRPRLLTE